AGGGAGTCACTCAGGCTTACGCTTCAGTAATTGCACAAGCGATAGAAAGCACTAATGCTCAGCATATTGTGCTTGCCAAATCTTCTTTGGGAGACCCTGTAGCAGCACGTGTAGCAATTAAAGTTAATGCTGCGCTTGCATCAAATGTGGTAGACTTACCAGACCTAAGCGATGGTTTTAAGGTAAAAAGAAGCATATATACTGGAAAAGCATTTGCCTGGATGACACTTAACAGCGACAGAAAAATTATCGCGATTAAGAAGAATGCGATAGAAGTTAAAGAAAGTGGCAACGATGCTCCGGTGGAAGCTTTTGATGCTTCAATTGACGAAGCAGACTTTAGTGCGAAAATCACCCATACCGATAAGGCTGAAGGAGATGTATTATTACCAGAAGCAGATATAGTAGTCTCCGGGGGTAGAGGTATGAAGGGGCCGGAAAACTGGGGTATGCTTGAAGACCTTGCCAAAACTTTGGGTGCTGCCACTGGTTGTAGTAAGCCTGTGTCTGACATGAACTGGCGCCCTCATCATGAGCACGTAGGCCAGACTGGTGTAAAAGTAAGCCCTACCCTATATATTGCAGTGGGTATTTCTGGTGCTATTCAACACCTGGCGGGTGTTAACTCTTCCAAATACATTGTAGTAATTAACCAAGACCCGGAAGCACCTTTCTTTAAAGCTGCTGACTATGGCATTGTGGGCGATGCATTTGAAATAGTACCAAAGTTAACCGAGGCTATCAAAGCTTCATAAAAACAAGCGATTTATTGTGGATAAAATTGAGTTAGAAATTTTAGGGCTATCTTCTAGTCAATCTCAATCTGGATCATTTGCTTTGGTGTTGGGAGAAACTATTGGCAATCGTAGGCTGCCAATTATTATTGGTATGTTTGAGGCTCAAGCCATTGCTATAGAGATTGAAAAAATTGCTCCTAACCGGCCCATGACCCATGATCTCTTCAAATCTTTCGCTCAAAGCTTTAATTATACTGTGGAGGAAATAGTAATTTCCGATCTGAAAGAAGGGGTGTTTTTTGCTAAGATCGTTTGTAGTGATGGAGGACGCAGTGTAGAAATTGACGCTCGCCCTTCTGATGCTATAGCCATTGGTCTTCGCTTTGGCGTACCTATATTTACCTTTGAAAGCGTGCTTTCTGAGGCGGGCATAGTACTTACCGACGAAGAAGAAGGCGAAAAAGAAAGCACATCAACTGCCTCTGAGGAAGAAAAGGTTGCTGCTAACAAACCTTTTAAAGAGCAGTTGAAAGATCTGAATTTTGATCGCTTGCAAACCCTTTTAGATGAAGCTTTGAAGAACGAAGATTATGAAAAGGCAGCTCATATTAGAGATGAAATGAACCGTAGAAATTAAATAGGTTTCACCATAAATAAGTTAAAAGCCTCCCGAACGTACTTGGGAGGTTTTTTTTGTATTGTATTTACCCTTAGTTTTGCCCCGGTATGGACTATCTACGCGGAATCATTGGCATTGCCACTCTGGTAGGCATTGCTTTTCTTTTGTCAAAAAATAAAAAGGCGATCAACTGGCGTCTGGTAATTACAGGTATAGTATTGCAGCTGCTGGCCGGCATCCTTATACTTAGGGTCCCCTTTATTGCCGCAATATTTAAAAAAGTAAGCGAAGGATTTGTCAAATTTCTAAGCTTCTCCCAGGAGGGTGCTGCCTTTCTTTTTGGAGGTCTGGTAGATGAAACATCCTTTGGTTTTATCTTTGCCTTTCAGGTACTGCCCACTATTATCTTTTTTTCTACCGTATCGGCAGGTCTGTATTATTTGGGCATATTACAAAAATTAGTGTATGGCATCGCCTGGATTATGGCCCGTACTATGCGGCTATCGGGTGCAGAAAGCCTTTCTGCGGCTGGCAACATCTTTCTAGGGCAAACTGAAGCTCCACTTCTTGTTAAGCCTTATATCTCTCGTATGACCTATTCAGAACTGATGTGCCTGATGACCGGGGGTATGGCTACAATTGCAGGAGGGGTATTGGCTGGATATGTCGCATTTTTAGGTGGAGATGATCCTGTAGAACGTACCAGATTCGCCGCCTACCTTCTAAGTGCTTCTATAATGAATGCACCTGCTGCTATTGTAATCGCCAAAATACTGATTCCGGAAACTAACAAAGAGGCCATTGATACCAATCTTAAAGTAGCAGATGAAGAAATGGGTGTAAACCTGATTGACGCCCTCTCTCGTGGTGCATCAGATGGTTTGCGTCTCTCAGTCAATGTTGGGGCTATGCTATTAGCGTTTATTGCCGTAATTGCTGCACTTAACTTTTTGCTGAAAGACGTTTTCGGAGATATTACACACCTGAATCAGTGGGTTGTCAGCTCTACAGGAGGCGAATTTGATGGTTTTTCTCTGGAGTACATATTAGGTCAGATTTTTAGAGTGCTTGCTTACATTATGGGTGTTGCCTGGGAAGAAGCACTGGAAGTAGGAAGCCTCTTAGGACAAAAAACCGTAATCAATGAGTTTGTCGCTTACCTGAGCATGTCAGAAATGAAAGCGGATGGAATTATTAATGGCAAAGCACTGGTAGTAGCCACCTACGCACTCTGCGGTTTTTCTAATTTTTCTTCTATTGCCATACAGATCGGAGGCATCGGAAGTCTGGCACCTAACCAGCAATCTAACTTGTCCAAACTGGGCCTTTGGGCGCTACTGGCTGCCACTATCGCCTGCATGATGACAGGTACAGTCGCAGGTATGCTGGTAGACTATTAACAAAAGTCAGCACGATTAATCTAAAAGAGCTGGGTTATAGCTATTAGCAAAGCTTTCACCTTTACCGAAAAGTAGAGCGAAATAATAATTTGGTATACTATTTACTATTACTAAATGGGTATTTAGGCACTCCTGGGTGAAGCATTCTTATGATCTTTTTCAAC
This window of the Porifericola rhodea genome carries:
- a CDS encoding electron transfer flavoprotein subunit alpha/FixB family protein encodes the protein MSILVFVENAEGAIKKTSLEAVSYAAALAENLGESEVVALSIGTEVSEGTLASLGKQGATKVLNVAKEELNQGVTQAYASVIAQAIESTNAQHIVLAKSSLGDPVAARVAIKVNAALASNVVDLPDLSDGFKVKRSIYTGKAFAWMTLNSDRKIIAIKKNAIEVKESGNDAPVEAFDASIDEADFSAKITHTDKAEGDVLLPEADIVVSGGRGMKGPENWGMLEDLAKTLGAATGCSKPVSDMNWRPHHEHVGQTGVKVSPTLYIAVGISGAIQHLAGVNSSKYIVVINQDPEAPFFKAADYGIVGDAFEIVPKLTEAIKAS
- a CDS encoding bifunctional nuclease family protein — protein: MDKIELEILGLSSSQSQSGSFALVLGETIGNRRLPIIIGMFEAQAIAIEIEKIAPNRPMTHDLFKSFAQSFNYTVEEIVISDLKEGVFFAKIVCSDGGRSVEIDARPSDAIAIGLRFGVPIFTFESVLSEAGIVLTDEEEGEKESTSTASEEEKVAANKPFKEQLKDLNFDRLQTLLDEALKNEDYEKAAHIRDEMNRRN
- a CDS encoding NupC/NupG family nucleoside CNT transporter; its protein translation is MDYLRGIIGIATLVGIAFLLSKNKKAINWRLVITGIVLQLLAGILILRVPFIAAIFKKVSEGFVKFLSFSQEGAAFLFGGLVDETSFGFIFAFQVLPTIIFFSTVSAGLYYLGILQKLVYGIAWIMARTMRLSGAESLSAAGNIFLGQTEAPLLVKPYISRMTYSELMCLMTGGMATIAGGVLAGYVAFLGGDDPVERTRFAAYLLSASIMNAPAAIVIAKILIPETNKEAIDTNLKVADEEMGVNLIDALSRGASDGLRLSVNVGAMLLAFIAVIAALNFLLKDVFGDITHLNQWVVSSTGGEFDGFSLEYILGQIFRVLAYIMGVAWEEALEVGSLLGQKTVINEFVAYLSMSEMKADGIINGKALVVATYALCGFSNFSSIAIQIGGIGSLAPNQQSNLSKLGLWALLAATIACMMTGTVAGMLVDY